Proteins from one Microbacterium proteolyticum genomic window:
- a CDS encoding transketolase encodes MTSPTAPDVDTLLRDRADFIRTETVRLIEIAKVGHYSSVFSAAEIFAALFYDVMTIDPARPDWPDRDRFLMGKGHAAVGLYPVLADLGYYAPEALDDYAHLGSAFGDHPDMTKIPGIDFSSGSIGHALSNGAGMALAGRMTGRDFSVFVMVGDGEMQEGQVWEAALSAAHHRLDRLVAIVDRNGYQLDGAVDEVTGIEPLADKWRAFGWRVVEVDGHDVARVREVLHEAKGPRSDGVPTCIVAHTKKGKGVSYMESEPGWHLGYLDPVDGRRAIEEITGVSA; translated from the coding sequence ATGACCTCCCCCACCGCTCCCGACGTGGACACGCTCCTGCGCGACCGCGCCGACTTCATCCGTACCGAGACGGTGCGCCTCATCGAGATCGCGAAGGTCGGGCACTACAGCTCCGTCTTCTCCGCGGCCGAGATCTTCGCCGCGCTCTTCTACGACGTCATGACCATCGACCCGGCGCGCCCGGACTGGCCCGACCGCGACCGCTTCCTGATGGGGAAGGGGCACGCGGCCGTCGGCCTGTACCCGGTGCTCGCCGACCTCGGCTATTACGCGCCCGAGGCCCTCGACGACTACGCGCACCTCGGGAGCGCTTTCGGCGACCACCCCGACATGACGAAGATCCCGGGCATCGACTTCAGCTCGGGCTCGATCGGACACGCCCTCTCGAACGGTGCCGGCATGGCGCTCGCCGGCCGCATGACCGGCCGGGACTTCTCGGTGTTCGTCATGGTGGGCGACGGTGAGATGCAGGAGGGGCAGGTATGGGAGGCGGCGCTGTCGGCCGCCCACCACCGCCTCGACCGGCTGGTCGCGATCGTCGATCGCAACGGTTATCAACTCGACGGCGCGGTCGACGAGGTCACGGGCATCGAACCGCTCGCCGACAAGTGGCGCGCATTCGGCTGGCGGGTGGTCGAGGTCGACGGGCACGACGTCGCCCGCGTGCGAGAAGTGCTCCACGAAGCGAAGGGTCCGCGGTCGGACGGGGTGCCGACGTGCATCGTCGCCCACACCAAGAAGGGGAAGGGCGTGTCGTACATGGAGAGCGAACCCGGGTGGCATCTCGGATACCTCGACCCGGTGGACGGTCGACGGGC
- a CDS encoding zinc-binding dehydrogenase: protein MRAALLTAPGQDLTVGNVDTPSTLRGDEVRVRTSAVGLCHSDLHVVDGLVQRPMPIVLGHEAAGVVTEIGVDVTGIRPGDHVVACFVVSCGACRMCVSGRPAMCQDREATMRGESEEPRLSIDGAEVHQWTSIAGYAEEMVLHHSAVTVIDDRMPLDLAALLGCAVATGVGSATTVAGIGPGDHIAVIGCGGVGLNVCQGAALAGATSIIAIDRSDARLELARTRFGATHTVNSDREPDVAALVSSWTGGGVDHAFEAVGIPALVGTALDLTVRGGTVWAVGVFGDTAEITVPAGHLHAGKGVHGVRAGSIVPSRDIPLLVDAYLEGRLELEALVGRRIPLDRINDGIADLRAGTGARTLVVF from the coding sequence GTGCGAGCAGCGCTGCTCACCGCACCAGGCCAGGATCTCACCGTCGGGAACGTCGACACACCCTCGACCCTGCGCGGCGACGAGGTCCGCGTCCGGACGAGCGCCGTGGGGTTGTGCCACTCGGACCTCCACGTCGTCGACGGCCTCGTCCAACGCCCCATGCCGATCGTGCTCGGTCACGAGGCCGCCGGCGTCGTCACCGAGATCGGCGTCGACGTGACCGGAATCCGGCCGGGCGACCACGTCGTGGCCTGCTTCGTCGTGTCGTGCGGAGCGTGCCGCATGTGCGTATCGGGTCGACCGGCGATGTGCCAGGACCGCGAGGCCACGATGCGCGGCGAATCCGAGGAACCGCGCCTGAGCATCGACGGTGCCGAGGTGCACCAGTGGACCAGCATCGCCGGCTACGCCGAGGAGATGGTGCTCCACCACAGCGCCGTCACCGTCATCGACGACCGGATGCCACTCGACCTGGCCGCCCTGCTCGGATGCGCGGTCGCCACCGGTGTGGGCAGCGCGACGACCGTGGCGGGGATCGGGCCGGGCGACCACATCGCCGTCATCGGCTGCGGCGGTGTCGGGCTCAACGTCTGCCAGGGCGCCGCGCTCGCGGGGGCGACGAGCATCATCGCGATCGACCGCAGCGACGCGCGACTCGAGCTCGCCCGCACGCGGTTCGGCGCCACGCACACGGTCAACTCCGACCGCGAACCCGACGTCGCAGCCCTCGTCTCGTCGTGGACCGGCGGGGGAGTGGACCACGCGTTCGAGGCCGTCGGCATCCCGGCACTCGTCGGCACAGCGCTCGATCTCACCGTGCGCGGTGGCACAGTCTGGGCCGTGGGTGTGTTCGGCGACACGGCCGAGATCACCGTGCCCGCTGGTCACCTGCACGCCGGAAAGGGCGTCCACGGGGTGCGGGCCGGGTCGATCGTGCCGTCCCGCGACATTCCGCTGCTCGTCGACGCCTACCTCGAGGGCCGACTCGAACTCGAGGCCCTCGTCGGACGCCGCATCCCGCTCGACCGCATCAACGACGGGATCGCCGACCTCCGGGCCGGCACCGGCGCGCGAACCCTCGTCGTCTTCTGA
- the glpK gene encoding glycerol kinase GlpK, with product MNPTHVMALDAGTGSVRAILFDRGGSIAGIAQEEFPQHYPQPGWVEHDASDIWTAQVRVAHAVLEKTGIPAEAIAAIGITNQRETIVVWDRTTGEPVHRALVWQDGRTTADCDELIRSGQTERVRAATGLPIDKYFSATKLRWILDNIEGVRERAERGELAAGTVDSWLIWNLTDGAAHVTDYSNASRTLAFNISTLDWDDDLLTLFDIPRAILPAVRPSSEVYGVTGEGAGFGAPIPVASAIGDQQGALFGQACFRSGAVKATYGTGGSVMMNTGPEPVFSDAGLITTVAWGVEGRVEYALEGVFFGVGATVKWLRDELRIIDDASDTAAIAASVDDTGGVYFVPAFTGLASPHWDPHARAALVGMTGGTGRAQIIRAAIESMSYSYRDVIDAMAAESGHRLPALRVDGGAAANDFHLQFQADLLGVPVHRPVVTESTARGAAFLAGLAVGFWPSQQALTDSIEIERTFEPRMPEDHREELYAGWTRAVERARHWVLG from the coding sequence ATGAACCCGACACACGTGATGGCGCTCGACGCCGGAACCGGCAGTGTCCGCGCGATCCTCTTCGACCGGGGAGGCTCCATCGCGGGGATCGCTCAAGAGGAGTTCCCCCAGCACTACCCACAGCCGGGCTGGGTCGAGCACGACGCCTCGGACATCTGGACCGCACAGGTGCGCGTGGCGCACGCCGTCCTCGAGAAGACCGGGATTCCGGCCGAAGCGATCGCTGCGATCGGGATCACCAACCAACGAGAGACGATCGTCGTCTGGGACCGGACGACCGGTGAGCCGGTCCACCGCGCACTCGTCTGGCAGGACGGGCGCACGACGGCCGACTGCGACGAGCTCATCCGCTCCGGCCAGACCGAACGGGTGCGCGCGGCGACGGGTCTTCCCATCGACAAGTACTTCTCCGCCACGAAACTGCGATGGATCCTCGACAACATCGAGGGCGTGCGCGAGCGCGCCGAGCGCGGAGAACTCGCGGCAGGGACCGTCGACTCCTGGCTGATCTGGAATCTCACCGACGGCGCGGCCCACGTCACGGACTATTCGAACGCGTCGAGGACTCTCGCCTTCAACATCTCGACCCTCGACTGGGACGACGACCTCCTCACCCTGTTCGACATCCCCCGCGCGATCCTCCCCGCGGTGCGCCCCTCGAGCGAGGTCTACGGCGTGACGGGCGAGGGAGCCGGCTTCGGCGCACCCATCCCCGTCGCGTCCGCCATCGGAGATCAGCAGGGGGCGCTGTTCGGGCAGGCCTGCTTCCGCTCCGGCGCCGTGAAGGCCACCTACGGCACGGGTGGTTCGGTCATGATGAACACCGGGCCCGAGCCCGTGTTCTCGGACGCCGGGCTCATCACCACGGTCGCCTGGGGCGTGGAGGGGCGCGTCGAGTACGCGCTGGAAGGCGTCTTCTTCGGCGTCGGAGCCACGGTGAAGTGGCTCCGCGACGAGCTCCGCATCATCGACGACGCCTCCGACACGGCCGCGATCGCGGCATCCGTCGACGACACCGGAGGGGTCTACTTCGTTCCCGCCTTCACGGGCCTCGCGTCACCGCACTGGGACCCGCACGCGCGCGCGGCGCTCGTGGGGATGACCGGCGGCACCGGGCGCGCGCAGATCATCCGCGCGGCGATCGAGTCCATGAGCTATTCGTACCGCGACGTGATCGACGCCATGGCCGCCGAATCGGGCCACCGCTTGCCCGCGCTCCGCGTCGACGGAGGGGCGGCCGCCAACGACTTCCACTTGCAGTTCCAGGCCGACCTTCTGGGCGTGCCGGTCCACCGACCCGTGGTCACCGAGTCGACGGCGCGCGGGGCGGCGTTCCTCGCCGGCCTGGCGGTCGGATTCTGGCCGTCACAACAGGCGCTCACGGACTCGATCGAGATCGAGCGGACCTTCGAACCGCGGATGCCGGAAGACCACCGCGAGGAGCTCTACGCCGGCTGGACGCGGGCCGTGGAACGCGCGCGCCACTGGGTCCTCGGCTGA
- a CDS encoding MurR/RpiR family transcriptional regulator: MGESSMGTNLLHRISRKSSSLSPALRGVADAILADPEQAQGLSITELANRAGVADSTVSRFLRELELDGYNQLRLGIAQAIYSRESAAPEQRSDWVYEGVLKGDGTDHIIEKVLHGSLESLRRTTERLAPEAIEAVIEKIHEAPVLYFSAMGSSATSAENGVMRFVRAGKRCHLFRDQSTQSMGAATLRPSDVLIAISDSGDSTSVVTTAEIARFHGAYTVAITSNMSSRLAQAADTVLLTASSVASSDVYGESVTAKWGQLFAMDALYAAYAARYYEETADYLRESYLSVIKSTRGAAAAD, translated from the coding sequence GTGGGCGAGAGTTCGATGGGCACTAACCTCCTGCACCGCATCTCGCGGAAGTCCTCGTCGCTGAGCCCCGCCCTCCGCGGAGTCGCCGACGCGATCCTGGCCGACCCCGAGCAGGCGCAGGGCTTGTCCATCACCGAACTCGCGAATCGTGCCGGCGTCGCCGACTCCACGGTCTCGCGCTTCCTCCGCGAGCTGGAGCTCGACGGTTACAACCAGTTGCGGCTCGGCATCGCGCAGGCGATCTATTCACGCGAGTCCGCGGCGCCGGAGCAGCGTTCGGACTGGGTCTACGAGGGCGTCCTGAAGGGCGACGGGACCGACCACATCATCGAGAAGGTGCTGCACGGCAGCCTCGAGTCACTCCGTCGCACGACCGAACGCCTGGCGCCCGAGGCGATCGAGGCCGTGATCGAGAAGATCCACGAGGCTCCGGTGCTCTACTTCAGCGCCATGGGGTCGTCGGCCACGTCGGCCGAGAACGGCGTCATGCGGTTCGTCCGCGCGGGCAAGCGCTGCCACCTCTTCCGCGACCAGAGCACGCAGTCCATGGGTGCGGCGACCTTGCGTCCGTCCGACGTGCTCATCGCGATCAGCGATTCCGGAGACTCCACGTCGGTGGTCACGACCGCCGAGATCGCGCGGTTCCACGGGGCGTACACGGTGGCGATCACGTCCAACATGTCATCGCGCCTGGCTCAAGCGGCCGACACCGTCCTCCTGACGGCCTCGTCCGTCGCGTCGAGCGACGTGTACGGAGAGAGCGTCACCGCCAAGTGGGGACAGCTTTTCGCCATGGACGCGCTGTATGCCGCCTACGCTGCGCGGTACTACGAGGAGACCGCGGACTACCTCCGCGAGAGCTACCTCTCGGTCATCAAGTCCACGCGCGGCGCAGCGGCAGCAGACTGA
- a CDS encoding NAD(P)-dependent oxidoreductase: MAERPRVLVTPRSAPGHPSLAWLSEAGYDVVIPAPGRVPSVREQRDAMATAVGYVAGIEPIGADLLRSAPRLRVISRNGVGADAIDIGAAAELGIDVLRAPAANAQGVAELAVALILASARSVPAAAQAIREGRWERTQGVELAGRTLGIIGCGQIGRRVARMAVAIGMEVIGFDAYPDAAFELPGFRYASQAEVLRSADVLSLHAPPGERPLIDRSVIAQLRPRAILVNTARAALVDDRAVLEALDDGRLARYAADVFDPEPPGDTPLTRHPLFIGTPHIGGYTSESVDRAMEAAVRQLIERLDSARGREFDGH; the protein is encoded by the coding sequence ATGGCAGAGCGCCCGCGGGTCCTCGTCACCCCGCGTTCCGCGCCGGGGCATCCCTCACTCGCGTGGCTCTCCGAGGCGGGGTATGACGTCGTCATCCCCGCCCCGGGGCGCGTGCCCTCCGTGCGGGAGCAGAGGGATGCCATGGCCACCGCCGTCGGGTACGTCGCCGGAATCGAGCCGATCGGTGCGGATCTCCTCCGCTCGGCGCCCCGCCTCCGCGTGATCTCCCGGAACGGCGTCGGCGCGGACGCGATCGACATCGGCGCGGCGGCGGAACTCGGCATCGACGTCCTCCGCGCGCCCGCCGCGAACGCGCAGGGCGTCGCCGAACTCGCGGTCGCCCTCATCCTCGCCTCGGCGCGGTCCGTTCCGGCCGCGGCTCAGGCGATCCGCGAGGGGCGCTGGGAGCGTACGCAGGGCGTCGAGCTCGCCGGGCGCACCCTCGGCATCATCGGGTGCGGTCAGATCGGTCGTCGTGTCGCACGGATGGCGGTGGCGATCGGAATGGAGGTCATCGGTTTCGACGCCTACCCGGATGCCGCGTTCGAGCTGCCCGGCTTCCGTTACGCCTCGCAAGCCGAGGTTCTGCGAAGCGCCGACGTGCTCTCCCTTCACGCCCCGCCGGGCGAGCGCCCCCTGATCGATCGGTCGGTCATCGCGCAGCTGCGCCCGCGGGCGATCCTCGTCAACACCGCGCGGGCCGCGCTCGTCGACGACCGCGCTGTGCTCGAGGCCCTCGACGACGGACGACTCGCGCGCTACGCCGCGGACGTGTTCGACCCCGAGCCTCCGGGGGACACGCCGCTCACCCGGCATCCGCTCTTCATCGGCACTCCCCACATCGGCGGGTACACCTCCGAGAGCGTGGACCGAGCCATGGAAGCAGCGGTACGCCAGCTCATCGAACGCCTAGACTCGGCCCGTGGGCGAGAGTTCGATGGGCACTAA
- a CDS encoding glucose-6-phosphate isomerase, whose protein sequence is MTAQTTTVPTTIAVGTQFDLATGLADSRPSLRRPLSAMRDMYADAEAVERGIAAGDPLTYEFYDMGVPSLETEVAYGTSITYPGKVGDEFHMTKGHFHERLESAEIYFCLSGRGLMLMESPEGDVQVEEFAPGRAVYVPGRYAHRSINTSPDEPLITFFAFPGDAGHDYGTIETKGFRKIVVERDGAPVLVDNPRWQD, encoded by the coding sequence ATGACCGCCCAGACCACGACCGTCCCCACCACCATCGCCGTGGGCACGCAGTTCGACCTCGCCACCGGCCTCGCCGACAGCCGTCCCTCTCTGCGCCGCCCGCTCTCGGCCATGCGAGACATGTACGCCGATGCCGAGGCCGTCGAGCGCGGCATCGCCGCCGGCGATCCGCTGACCTACGAGTTCTACGACATGGGCGTGCCCTCGCTCGAGACCGAAGTCGCGTACGGAACCAGCATCACCTACCCCGGCAAGGTGGGCGACGAGTTCCACATGACGAAGGGGCACTTCCACGAGCGCCTCGAGTCGGCCGAGATCTACTTCTGCCTCTCCGGGCGGGGCCTGATGCTCATGGAGAGCCCCGAGGGCGACGTCCAGGTCGAGGAATTCGCTCCCGGCCGTGCCGTCTACGTGCCCGGCCGGTACGCCCACCGCAGCATCAACACCTCGCCGGACGAGCCGCTCATCACCTTCTTCGCCTTCCCGGGCGACGCGGGCCACGACTACGGCACGATCGAGACGAAGGGCTTCCGGAAGATCGTCGTCGAGCGCGACGGCGCCCCGGTGCTCGTCGACAACCCGCGCTGGCAGGACTGA
- a CDS encoding shikimate dehydrogenase family protein, giving the protein MPTVYTPDTLEPAAEPTFCFVGVTTGASSIMTVYPAWAEHLGISPRIVGVDVPLDASPEQYRAVVEFIAADPQWLGGLVTTHKLNLFRATRDLFSEVGESAGLLDEISSISKRADGLHGHAMDDVTSGLAFEDAVGPSFSGDVVLLGAGGASLALTLYLHRRERAGALVPERLIVTNRRVGRLDEMRALHRRLGLRIPVEYRTAATPEANDAAVATARPGALIVNATGLGKDRPGSPLTDAVVFPERSVAWDFNYRGDLVFLDQARAAADRGVRPVDGWFYFLHGWTRVIAQVFDIDIPTSGPRFDELSRIARSV; this is encoded by the coding sequence ATGCCCACCGTCTACACCCCCGACACCCTGGAGCCGGCGGCCGAGCCGACGTTCTGCTTCGTCGGCGTCACGACCGGGGCGTCGTCGATCATGACCGTCTACCCCGCGTGGGCCGAGCACCTCGGGATCTCGCCGCGAATAGTCGGCGTCGACGTCCCGTTGGACGCCTCGCCCGAGCAGTATCGCGCCGTCGTGGAATTCATCGCCGCCGATCCGCAGTGGCTCGGCGGGCTCGTGACGACGCACAAGCTGAACCTGTTCCGCGCGACCCGTGATCTCTTCTCGGAGGTGGGGGAGTCGGCCGGGCTGCTCGACGAGATCAGCAGCATCTCCAAGCGCGCCGACGGCCTGCACGGACATGCGATGGACGACGTGACCAGCGGCCTCGCCTTCGAGGATGCCGTAGGTCCGTCCTTCAGCGGCGACGTCGTCCTGCTCGGCGCCGGCGGGGCCTCCCTCGCCCTGACCCTGTACCTCCACCGCCGCGAGCGGGCGGGCGCTCTCGTGCCCGAGCGTCTCATCGTGACGAACCGGCGCGTCGGTCGACTCGACGAGATGCGGGCGCTCCACCGGAGGCTGGGTCTGCGGATCCCCGTCGAGTACCGGACGGCTGCGACGCCCGAGGCCAACGATGCCGCGGTCGCGACCGCACGTCCGGGCGCCCTGATCGTCAACGCGACCGGACTCGGTAAAGACCGGCCGGGCTCCCCGCTCACCGACGCCGTCGTCTTCCCCGAGCGGTCGGTGGCCTGGGACTTCAACTACCGCGGCGACCTCGTCTTCCTGGACCAGGCCCGCGCCGCCGCCGACCGGGGCGTCCGACCCGTCGACGGCTGGTTCTACTTCCTCCACGGCTGGACACGGGTGATCGCGCAGGTGTTCGACATCGACATCCCCACCTCCGGCCCCCGCTTCGACGAACTCTCGCGCATCGCGCGTTCGGTCTGA
- a CDS encoding zinc-dependent dehydrogenase has protein sequence MRAAVFHEPGRIEVRDRDEPVIAADDVLVRVRAASICGTDLRIMRHGHFKIPAGTPRVLGHEVAGEIAAIGADVTDFRVGDRVSVTPNVGCGHCDMCRRGLNQLCPTYDAFGITLDGGFEQYMRVPGWVLDRGNLHAVPAGMSFDVAALMEPAACCLHGQRAVNVGPGDDVLIIGAGPIGCLHTVIAKRRAARRVIVANRRQSRLDIAGLLGADELVNVTERDLHEEVMRLTDGRGVDVVITYVSDPAVIASATDLLARLGRLNVFSGLGDAARPQIDVNALHYRELVMTGTTGASNTDYRDVLDMFSGGDIDLTPIISGRFSVDEIHGALEHAASGAGMKPLIAFEGD, from the coding sequence ATGAGAGCCGCCGTCTTCCACGAGCCCGGGCGGATCGAGGTCCGCGACAGAGACGAACCGGTCATCGCCGCGGACGACGTCCTCGTGCGGGTGCGCGCCGCGAGCATCTGCGGCACCGACCTGCGCATCATGCGTCACGGCCACTTCAAGATCCCCGCCGGGACGCCGCGCGTGCTCGGCCACGAAGTCGCGGGAGAGATCGCCGCAATCGGCGCGGACGTCACCGACTTCCGCGTCGGTGATCGCGTGAGCGTGACCCCCAACGTCGGTTGCGGGCACTGCGACATGTGCCGACGCGGCCTCAACCAGTTGTGCCCGACGTACGACGCGTTCGGCATCACGCTGGACGGCGGGTTCGAACAGTACATGCGGGTTCCCGGATGGGTGCTCGACCGGGGGAACCTCCACGCCGTGCCCGCGGGCATGTCGTTCGACGTGGCCGCCCTCATGGAGCCCGCCGCGTGCTGCCTCCACGGCCAGCGCGCCGTGAACGTCGGTCCCGGCGACGATGTGCTCATCATCGGCGCGGGTCCGATCGGATGCCTCCACACGGTGATCGCGAAGCGACGGGCCGCCCGCCGGGTCATCGTCGCCAACCGTCGTCAGTCCCGTCTGGACATCGCCGGACTCCTCGGCGCCGACGAGCTCGTCAACGTGACGGAGCGCGACCTCCACGAGGAGGTCATGCGCTTGACCGACGGGCGCGGCGTCGACGTCGTCATCACCTACGTCTCCGACCCCGCCGTCATCGCCTCGGCGACCGATCTGCTCGCACGGCTCGGACGCCTGAACGTCTTCTCCGGACTGGGCGACGCCGCGCGGCCGCAGATCGACGTCAACGCGCTGCACTACCGCGAACTCGTCATGACGGGCACGACGGGTGCGAGCAACACCGACTACCGGGACGTCCTCGACATGTTCTCGGGCGGCGACATCGACCTGACCCCGATCATCTCGGGGCGGTTCTCGGTCGACGAGATCCACGGCGCGCTCGAGCACGCGGCATCCGGAGCCGGGATGAAGCCGCTGATCGCCTTCGAAGGAGACTGA
- a CDS encoding galactitol-1-phosphate 5-dehydrogenase, translating to MRAAVLRDVRRIDVVDLPSPEPVGADSVLVRVGAVGVCGSDVLRFGLGKGYGFPLVLGHEMSGTVAESSADGSFQPGDRVAIFPCLPDPHDPMTEIGEFALAASYDYFGSRRDGGLEEELRVPARNLFRLPEHVSLIEGALVEPAGVALHAVRKAPVPPNATALVIGAGPIGLFAAQWLRVGGVVRVLVADIDARKRRIAEQLGFETIDPTDSGSDEIAIDRTDGRGVDIAVEASGLGLTFLQAVHATAHQGHVILLGDLSTDAPLAKETVSRILRRELTLHGTWNARITPRGRSDWDMVIASIGRTVNALDLVSHIEPFEEAQRVLEGLADRRVWANKTVFAVSEEARAEADRVLAASLSRAEVPA from the coding sequence ATGCGCGCCGCTGTTCTGCGCGACGTCCGCCGCATCGACGTCGTCGACCTCCCCTCGCCCGAGCCCGTCGGCGCCGATTCCGTTCTCGTCCGGGTCGGAGCGGTGGGGGTGTGCGGCTCCGACGTGCTGCGCTTCGGGCTCGGCAAGGGGTACGGGTTCCCCCTCGTCCTCGGCCACGAGATGTCCGGCACGGTCGCCGAGTCGTCCGCAGACGGCTCCTTCCAGCCGGGCGACCGCGTCGCGATCTTCCCGTGCCTGCCCGACCCGCACGACCCCATGACCGAGATCGGCGAGTTCGCGCTCGCCGCGTCGTACGACTACTTCGGGTCGCGACGCGACGGAGGCCTCGAGGAGGAGCTGCGGGTTCCCGCCCGGAACCTCTTCCGTCTGCCCGAGCACGTGTCGCTCATCGAAGGCGCGCTGGTGGAACCGGCCGGGGTGGCGCTCCACGCTGTGCGGAAGGCCCCGGTGCCGCCGAACGCGACGGCGCTGGTCATCGGCGCGGGGCCCATCGGGCTCTTCGCCGCCCAGTGGCTGCGGGTCGGCGGGGTCGTCCGCGTGCTCGTCGCCGACATCGACGCGCGCAAGCGCCGGATCGCCGAACAGCTCGGCTTCGAGACGATCGACCCGACCGATTCCGGCAGCGACGAGATCGCGATCGACCGCACCGACGGTCGCGGGGTCGACATCGCGGTGGAGGCGAGCGGCCTCGGTCTCACCTTCCTGCAGGCGGTTCACGCGACGGCGCACCAGGGCCACGTCATCCTGCTCGGCGACCTCAGCACGGACGCGCCGCTGGCGAAGGAGACCGTGTCGCGGATCCTCCGCCGCGAACTCACGCTCCACGGCACGTGGAACGCCCGGATCACCCCGCGGGGACGCAGCGACTGGGACATGGTGATCGCGTCGATCGGACGCACCGTGAACGCCCTGGACCTCGTCAGCCACATCGAACCCTTCGAAGAGGCGCAGCGCGTCCTCGAAGGACTCGCCGACCGTCGTGTGTGGGCGAACAAGACGGTCTTCGCGGTGTCGGAAGAGGCCCGAGCCGAGGCCGACCGCGTCCTCGCGGCATCCCTGTCGAGGGCGGAGGTCCCGGCATGA
- a CDS encoding SDR family NAD(P)-dependent oxidoreductase, translated as MVPDYLPQPGTALEGKVAIVTGAASGIGEAVGREYAANGARVTMVDIDAARLAEVVDDIRERGGDVVGVVADVVDEEAVRAFFADTVERWGRLDLLVNSAGRDSLSPPVTEVTLEEWNKTIGPNLTGVFLCCREAFLFMEKQESGGRIINMGSSSTRVASGPGHSPYRASKHGMLGFSKNILLEGVGKNIGVTVLNPSHVRTPMTEIIDQGLYDGDLPAYTDGWLDPHEIEHGIAASCIDVSNVAEASLYIATRTPDVTIPTFSLYPTHKAHRYGMEV; from the coding sequence ATGGTTCCCGACTACCTCCCCCAACCCGGTACCGCTCTCGAAGGCAAGGTGGCGATCGTCACCGGCGCCGCCTCCGGCATCGGCGAAGCCGTCGGCCGCGAATACGCCGCCAACGGCGCGCGGGTGACCATGGTCGACATCGACGCGGCGCGGCTCGCCGAGGTCGTCGACGACATCCGCGAACGCGGCGGAGACGTCGTGGGCGTCGTCGCCGACGTCGTCGACGAGGAGGCCGTGCGGGCGTTCTTCGCCGACACCGTCGAGCGGTGGGGTCGCCTCGACCTCCTCGTCAACAGCGCCGGGCGCGACTCGCTCTCTCCGCCGGTCACCGAGGTGACGCTCGAGGAGTGGAACAAGACCATCGGTCCCAACCTCACCGGCGTCTTCCTCTGCTGCCGGGAAGCGTTCCTCTTCATGGAGAAGCAGGAATCCGGCGGACGCATCATCAACATGGGATCGTCGTCGACGCGCGTGGCCTCCGGTCCCGGCCACAGCCCCTACCGCGCCTCCAAGCACGGGATGCTCGGGTTCAGCAAGAACATCCTGCTCGAGGGCGTCGGCAAGAACATCGGGGTCACGGTGCTCAACCCGTCGCACGTGCGCACGCCCATGACCGAGATCATCGACCAGGGCCTCTACGACGGCGATCTGCCCGCCTACACCGACGGGTGGCTCGACCCTCACGAGATCGAGCACGGCATCGCAGCGAGCTGCATCGACGTGTCGAACGTCGCCGAAGCCTCGCTCTACATCGCCACCCGCACCCCCGACGTGACGATCCCGACGTTCTCGCTCTACCCGACGCACAAGGCCCACCGCTACGGCATGGAGGTCTGA
- the eda gene encoding bifunctional 4-hydroxy-2-oxoglutarate aldolase/2-dehydro-3-deoxy-phosphogluconate aldolase, which translates to MSVVVEGDLADRLARRGVVPVVALEAPDEGVRLAEVLVEAGLPVVEVTFRTDAAAAAIAAITARVPEILVGAGTLLTPESVGAAVDAGAAFGVAPGLRAGVVGAALDRGLPFAPGVATASEIEQGLALGLDFFKLFPAEASGGLALLDAFAGPYANVRFMPTGGIRPDTLAAYRSRSNVAACGGTWIAPRSLLDEGAYDEISRRAVAAVQAAAPHIFTRKDI; encoded by the coding sequence GTGAGCGTCGTCGTCGAAGGCGATCTCGCCGACCGTCTCGCACGTCGCGGAGTCGTCCCCGTCGTCGCGCTCGAGGCCCCCGACGAGGGCGTCCGTCTGGCCGAGGTTCTGGTCGAGGCCGGTCTTCCGGTGGTCGAGGTCACGTTCCGAACGGATGCCGCGGCCGCGGCGATCGCGGCGATCACCGCCCGCGTGCCGGAGATCCTGGTCGGGGCGGGGACCCTCCTCACTCCGGAGTCGGTCGGCGCGGCGGTGGACGCCGGCGCGGCCTTCGGGGTCGCCCCGGGTCTGCGAGCCGGGGTCGTGGGCGCCGCCCTCGACCGGGGACTCCCCTTCGCCCCGGGGGTCGCCACCGCCAGTGAGATCGAACAAGGACTCGCGCTCGGGCTCGACTTCTTCAAGCTCTTCCCCGCCGAGGCATCCGGTGGTCTCGCCCTCCTCGACGCGTTCGCCGGCCCCTACGCGAACGTCCGCTTCATGCCCACCGGCGGGATCCGGCCCGACACGCTCGCGGCCTACCGGAGCCGGTCGAACGTCGCCGCCTGCGGCGGCACCTGGATCGCCCCGCGCTCACTCCTCGACGAGGGCGCATACGACGAGATCTCCCGCCGCGCGGTCGCCGCCGTGCAGGCCGCGGCACCCCACATCTTCACTCGAAAGGACATCTGA